A region from the Paenibacillus humicola genome encodes:
- a CDS encoding winged helix-turn-helix transcriptional regulator — protein sequence MIMKKRTSTVCPIVYALDIWGDPWSLVVLRDVLIHNKRYYREFLASRERIATNILSARLQSLVEAGLLVKIEGESNRAQTMYRPTQKALDLIPVIFAIMHWGLKYNPNTDMSIPIMQELTTNEKELEQRLLRNFDDVRSQ from the coding sequence ATGATCATGAAAAAGCGAACATCTACCGTTTGTCCAATTGTATATGCGCTCGATATATGGGGCGATCCATGGAGCCTCGTCGTCCTTCGTGACGTCCTTATCCATAACAAGCGGTATTACCGCGAATTCCTCGCTTCACGTGAGCGCATCGCAACCAATATTTTGAGCGCACGGCTCCAATCACTAGTTGAAGCAGGCTTGCTCGTCAAAATTGAAGGCGAGTCAAATCGGGCACAAACGATGTATCGGCCAACTCAAAAAGCACTTGACCTGATTCCGGTCATATTTGCCATCATGCATTGGGGCCTTAAGTACAACCCCAATACCGATATGAGTATTCCGATCATGCAAGAACTAACAACGAACGAAAAAGAGCTGGAGCAGCGCCTTC